A genomic region of Dunckerocampus dactyliophorus isolate RoL2022-P2 chromosome 8, RoL_Ddac_1.1, whole genome shotgun sequence contains the following coding sequences:
- the LOC129187020 gene encoding solute carrier family 2, facilitated glucose transporter member 9-like, whose protein sequence is MSACWVFVTVMLNLKDCSSWSPYVTAGLIVLFIICFCGGPGGASGTLNSEIFIQSNRVAAFVLVGIQRWSVLAMLGLVFPFLIDALDSYCFVIFACMCMLGCLYMFFFLPETKGKTLLEIADEFKAITVCGKSFLDDSRLETRL, encoded by the exons ATGTCTGCATGCTGGGTGTTCGTTACTGTCATGCTCAACCTGAAG GATTGTAGCTCTTGGTCTCCATACGTTACTGCTGGTTTGATCGTCCTCTTCATCATCTGCTTCTGTGGAGGGCCTG GGGGCGCGTCGGGCACTCTGAACAGCGAGATCTTCATCCAGTCCAATCGAGTGGCTGCTTTTGTTCTCGTAGGGATCCAACGTTGGTCCGTACTAGCCATGCTGGGCCTTGTCTTTCCATTTCTTATT GATGCGCTCGACTCGTACTGCTTTGTCATCTTTGCCTGCATGTGCATGCTGGGTTGTCTTTACATGTTCTTTTTCCTGCCTGAGACAAAAGGGAAGACGCTGCTGGAGATTGCTGATGAGTTTAAAGCCATCACCGTCTGTGGGAAATCTTTTCTAGATGACAGCAGACTGGAGACTCGGTTATAG
- the LOC129186609 gene encoding solute carrier family 2, facilitated glucose transporter member 9-like, whose protein sequence is MLEGSWILCAVTRRSGRRQATRIKTHGNALFLIFILGIGGSFQSGYHITGLSSPSPFIQRFINSSWYERYAAPPPGRTVTIIWSLIVSMYAVGGLFGAVSVKCFSGLLGRKKAVICNSIIAIVGAGIMLTSKWAKSYEMIIVARMVTGYSAGLGVSMHLMYLGEISPRKLRGIVTMTSATFGSLGKLLAQFLGLSELLGREELWNIILCFPACLSVVQVMVLPFLPEAPRYLFIEKGEDKACKKALQSLWGQGDYTQEMEEMLAEQAAIELAPPKSPLLLMQDRTVRWQRITMSIIYICNQLSGMSMISTFAFDIFWRAGIPKDQIRYITLGLGVTEIITSISCGLLIEHAGRRPLFWGGYGVMSACWVFVTVMLNLKDCSSWSPYVTAGLIVLFIICFCGGPGGASGTLNSEIFIQSNRVAAFVLVGIQRWSVLAMLGLVFPFLIDALDSYCFVIFACMCMLGCLYMFFFLPETKGKTLLEIADEFKAITVCGKSFLDDSRLETRL, encoded by the exons atgctagaagggtcatggattctgtgcgctgttacaaggagatcagGGAGGAGACAAGCCAcacggataaaa ACGCATGGAAATGCTCTCTTTCTCATCTTTATTTTGGGAATTGGCGGAAGCTTTCAGTCCGGATACCACATCACTGGACTGAGTTCTCCTTCACCG TTCATACAGCGCTTCATCAACAGTAGCTGGTATGAGAGATATGCGGCACCACCACCTGGACGCACCGTCACCATCATCTGGTCCCTCATCGTGTCCATGTACGCCGTGGGTGGGCTCTTTGGTGCTGTCAGCGTCAAGTGCTTCTCAGGCCTGCTGGGAAG AAAAAAAGCAGTGATCTGCAACAGCATCATTGCCATTGTTGGCGCTGGGATCATGTTGACAAGTAAATGGGCCAAGTCTTATGAGATGATCATCGTGGCAAGAATGGTGACTGGCTACTCAGCCG GTTTGGGAGTGAGCATGCATCTCATGTACCTTGGTGAGATTTCACCGAGGAAGTTAAGAGGCATTGTCACCATGACCTCAGCGACCTTTGGGTCTCTTGGCAAGCTGTTGGCACAGTTTCTTGGACTCAG TGAGCTCCTTGGGCGTGAGGAGCTGTGGAACATCATCCTCTGTTTCCCTGCGTGTCTTTCGGTGGTCCAGGTcatggtgttgccttttcttcctgAGGCTCCCAGATATCTATTCATCGAGAAAGGAGAGGACAAAGCCTGCAAAAAAG CTCTACAGAGTCTGTGGGGCCAAGGTGATTACACACAGGAGATGGAGGAGATGTTAGCTGAGCAGGCAGCGATTGAGTTGGCCCCCCCCAAAAGTCCTCTGCTGCTCATGCAGGATCGAACAGTCCGATGGCAGCGCATCACCATGTCCATCATCTACATCTGCAACCAGCTATCAGGCATGTCCATG ATCAGCACTTTTGCTTTTGACATCTTTTGGAGAGCAGGAATCCCAAAGGATCAAATCCGCTACATCACTCTTGGGCTTGGAGTAACAGAAATCATCACATCTATCTCCTGT GGTTTGCTGATCGAGCATGCAGGGAGGAGGCCACTGTTCTGGGGGGGTTATGGCGTCATGTCTGCATGCTGGGTGTTCGTTACTGTCATGCTCAACCTGAAG GATTGTAGCTCTTGGTCTCCATACGTTACTGCTGGTTTGATCGTCCTCTTCATCATCTGCTTCTGTGGAGGGCCTG GGGGCGCGTCGGGCACTCTGAACAGCGAGATCTTCATCCAGTCCAATCGAGTGGCTGCTTTTGTTCTCGTAGGGATCCAACGTTGGTCCGTACTAGCCATGCTGGGCCTTGTCTTTCCATTTCTTATT GATGCGCTCGACTCGTACTGCTTTGTCATCTTTGCCTGCATGTGCATGCTGGGTTGTCTTTACATGTTCTTTTTCCTGCCTGAGACAAAAGGGAAGACGCTGCTGGAGATTGCTGATGAGTTTAAAGCCATCACCGTCTGTGGGAAATCTTTTCTAGATGACAGCAGACTGGAGACTCGGTTATAG
- the psmd6 gene encoding 26S proteasome non-ATPase regulatory subunit 6, translating to MPLENLEEEGLPKNPDLRIAQLKFLLTMDGHRQDAKVKTELMDAIKANNMAPYYESLCKDLKWQLDGDLVSKMKKANEEELKRLDDVLEDAEKNLGESEIRDAMMAKAEYLIRIGDKEGALTAFRKTYDKTVALGHRLDIVFYLLRIGLFYMDSDLITRNSEKAKSLIEEGGDWDRRNRLKVYQGLYCVAIRDFKQAAELFLDTVSTFTSYELMDYKTFVTYTVYVCMIALKRPDLREKVIKGAEILEVLHSLPAVRQYLFSLYECRYSVFFQSLATVEQEMKKDWLFAPHYRYYVREMRIQAYSQLLESYRSLTLGYMAEAFGVSTEFIDQELSRFIAAGRLHCKIDKVNEIVETNRPDSKNWQYQETIKKGDLLLNRVQKLSRVINM from the exons ATGCCGTTAGAGAATCTCGAAGAAGAGGGTCTGCCTAAGAACCCCGACCTGAGGATAGCGCAGCTAAAGTTTTTGCTCACAATGGACGGTCACCGACAAGATGCTAAAGTGAAGACGGAGCTCATGGACGCTATCAAAGCGAACA ACATGGCCCCCTACTATGAAAGCTTGTGCAAGGACCTCAAGTGGCAGCTGGACGGTGACCTGGTCAGCAAAATGAAGAAGGCAAACGAGGAGGAGCTGAAGAGGCTTGACGACGTGTTGGAGGATGCTGAGAAGAACCTCGGAGAGAGTGAGATCAGAGATGCTATGATGGCCAAAGCGGAATATCTGATCAGGATCGGCGATAAG GAGGGCGCCTTAACAGCGTTCAGGAAGACCTATGACAAAACCGTGGCTCTGGGTCATCGACTAGACATCGTCTTCTACCTATTGAGGATCGGCCTCTTCTACATGGACAGTGACCTCATCACACGCAACTCGGAGAAAGCCAAGAG TCTCATTGAAGAAGGGGGGGACTGGGACAGGAGGAATCGACTGAAAGTCTACCAGGGTCTGTACTGCGTGGCCATCAGGGATTTCAAGCAAGCCGCCGAGCTCTTTCTCGACACGGTCTCCACCTTCACGTCCTACGAGCTCATGGATTACAAGACATTTGTCACCTACACGGTCTACGTGTGCATGATTGCCCTCAAACGGCCTGACCTTCGGGAGAAG GTAATAAAAGGAGCCGAGATCCTGGAGGTGCTGCACAGCCTGCCTGCGGTCCGTCAGTATCTTTTCTCCCTCTACGAGTGTCGTTACTCTGTCTTCTTCCAGTCTCTGG CCACAGTGGAGCAGGAGATGAAGAAGGACTGGCTCTTTGCCCCACACTACCGCTATTATGTAAGAGAGATGAGGATCCAAGCCTACAGCCAGCTCCTGGAGTCCTACCGCTCTCTCACACTGGGTTACATGGCCGAGGCTTTTGGCGTCAGCACAGAGTTCATCGACCA GGAGCTGTCCCGATTCATCGCTGCAGGACGTCTCCACTGTAAAATTGATAAAGTGAACGAGATCGTGGAAACAAACAG ACCTGATAGCAAAAACTGGCAGTACCAGGAGACCATTAAGAAGGGGGACTTGCTGCTCAACAGAGTCCAGAAGTTGTCAAGAGTTATCAACATGTAA